The Aspergillus nidulans FGSC A4 chromosome VII nucleotide sequence CTGGGCCCTAGACGCAAATGGGAACCCGACTACAGACGCCAATGTCGCCTCAACGGAAGTATGGCTCTGATCGGCGGACCAAAGGGTTAGGCTCTGGAATTGCTATCTTGATGGATATCATGTCCAGTGTTTTGACAGTCGCGGGGTTCGGCGGGCAGGTTGGCGATCGGTACAAGGATGCGAAGCCGCAGGATGCCGGCCATTGCTTCATTGCGATCAAGCCAGATGTGTGCTTCAGTGTCGACGACTTAAAGGCACGCATGGACACATTAGTGCAGAGGGTGCATGGGGTTATCCCGGCGCCGGGGTTCTCCGAAGTCCTATTCCCTGGCGAGCCAGAGCAGCGGCTGTGCCTGCAGCGCCGAAGAGAGGGCATCCCGTACGCGGAcgcagagaggaagatgttTACTGAGTCTGCCAAGCAATATGGTGTTCCTGAGCTGCTTCTTTCTGAGACGCCTCTTTCGGTCTGACCCCGTTGCACTTCCTAGTATACAGTCCAGATATTCGTCCTAGTGAATGCTTCGGTGTATATACAGCCAAATGAGACCCATTTCATGCCCTTCCTGTGACTTCCGGAATTTTAGTTTCCTCCTTAATGCAATGTCAAGATAGTGCTAAAGATAAATACAAATACAACAACTAAATGATGGGGACTCTGGACACTTCGGAACATCCGCGTGCTAGGTCCGGCCCGCAGCCGTAGTCATTGGAGCTTTCCGAAGCACGGCAAACCCGCAAAGAGGGAATTACGACCATAGTTATTAACGGCCTCACGATCAGCTCTATTACAGACATTTATTTCAGCTGTCGCATTCCTCCCCGCCGACATCATGCTTCCCTTTTTCGAAGACCACGTATTCCCCGAAACCAATCTTATATGGCGAATCCTGACCATGCCAATGCAAACGGGTATGCCGTTGGCGCGTATAACGGGCTAGAAGCCGACTCTTCGGTCAAATGCAATCGCTAATACCAGTCAGCTACAATAGTGACGGCATCATGGCGGTCATGAAATCCGCGGAGCGGCAGCGCTGTGCCGCAATAATCCAGCTCTTTCCTTGGACGATGCACTTCCAAGGACCGGAATCTATCCGCTACGTAGTCAATACCGCTCATGCAGCTGCTGTTCCGGCGGCCGTGCATTTAGCCTACTGCATTAAGGCCCAGGATGCAGAGCTCGCACTGACGCTTCCGTTTGACTCAATTATGGTAGATGCCTCAACAGCAGACGAGGAGTCCAATATCCGCTTCTGCAAGAGCATTGTACAGCGCGCCCAAGCTCTGAATATCAACCATCGAAGCGGAGATGGGTCGCATTGAGGGAGGTGAGGACGGTCTGCCTACTGTTGATATGGAGGGTGTCATAACCAGGGCGGAGGATGCGGAGCCTTTCGTCCACCAGTCAGGGGTACACTTCCTGGCTCCGGCACTTTGAAATATTCACGGAGAGTATCTGCCCGGGGGTGCGGAGAAGGCATGGAATCCCCCGGTATGTCTTTCTCAGCTGCCTGTCCTTCGAACCATATCGCTGACATCCAGTACCCGTCTAGACTGAGCGCCATTGGTGACTTAGTGTCTTCCAAAATACCACTAGTCCTTCACGGAACGCATTCAGTGCCAGATGACCTCTTCAAAAACGATCGCTTGCAGAGTTCACAAAATCAATCTAAACCGTACAGTTAGTGACGAGTATACCCGGTTTATTGCTGATAAGGCCGCGACTCTGGAGCTGACCGTCCTTCAGGAGGAGGGCGTGAAGATATATACTAGGTCCATTGagtggatgatggaggtTATGGGCTCTGCTGGTCGTTACTGAGGCAATCTGTACTCCAATTAATTCTGTTGAGAGTAGACACTGCAAGTATCCGACTATCCGTTAGAGCTAAGCTTGCCTAtaggttttttttttttttttcttttaaCATGGTACAATCTCAATCGGTTGAGTCGAATTCCCTGAGGACACAAGGAAGACTGGTATTCGGGCATATGCAGTTGGGGTTCCCATTCAAAAAGGCTCCGAAATTAGGGCTGTTTTCTTCGTGAAGATGAACAGGCGTTCCACTCAACTAAAATATCTTAGTTACAACATGCGGCCGGAGAGCAGCTACATAAACTGACCGTGCGCTATCGCTTTTGATTCCATCTCCAAATATCTCGGGCGTTGGCGTTGTGATTGTTAGGAGTGCTTTTTACTTTGGTATGAACAGTATTCAGCATCCCCGCTGTCATTAGCCTTGTTTCTTTTACGACGTGACAAACCCTCTACATGCAGCTTCCACTTCACCCAATGAATGGTTCGTTTTATACATGGCCGAGCACTCGACAAAGACTTGTCGAGAGAGGATGTTTGGCGAGGAAGGGTGCAGGTTGAGCTTGAAAGTCTTGAGACAGAACCTCCTTTATATTTGGTGAAGGTTTCATCCTCTACCTACCAACCATGCATTCCTAATTTCAAGGAGCTGTTCAAGTTATAAACCTGCTTATTCCATTCTGTTTTCTGCAATAGTACTCGATCTATCCTCAGAGCCCTTCAAAGGTTTCACTTCAAGCCCAACTAAGTTTCGTTGGTGATGCGAACCATCTACATCACCGCCTTAATTGCATTTCTAGCCCTGGAGGCCTTTGGTGTACGTATAATATTACATTCCTCTGAAAGATCTGCTGACTCCCTTCTTGATTAAAGTATCCCACAGATACCGACGCCGTCACCGAACCGGCCTTTCCCGGCTACGAGGATGGCACTACGACCTTCCAAGTTGTGCCCTACCCCGACGCGGACAAGATCACCCTTAGCGGCACCATGCAGGAAGTCCATGCCAAAATCCTCGAAATCAATCCGATCTACGAggaagactggaagaacgtCAATAATACCTACTCAAAGCCTGAACCCCGGTCGGACAAGCCTCCTCTGCTAAACTGCGACGGACGCAATGGGTATGCCAAAATCGACAAAATCAACGACGGCATCAGCTACCTTCGCAAGTTCAAGCTGCCACCAGGCCTCGAAGGAAATACTTGCCAGATGGTCAGCTGCTCGTATGATTCGGCCATCAGCTGGTGCAACGCTGTAAGTAACCGCAATTTCTTATGCTCAATGATATCGACTCTAACGTTAGACAAGCTTCCCACCCTGAGGGTTCTCCCCTCCTTCGACAATATCGCTGACGGTGCACAGGTGATTCTGAACTGGTGCCAGGTGGACTGGGATAATGTCGGGGGTGTGCTGGGCCACCCCGATAGTTGGCGTGTTTTTGTGGACAAAGAAAAGTGCTAGGGCTGTGGGCTCTTGATCTCTTTGTCTACTATTATCATGCGTCTTGTCTTGAAATTTGTATTTCTTTATGTATGATACCTGGTCAGCAGTAATGAATGCCTTATTTAGTTTATCCTTATTCATACACACCAGCCGCAGCAGTAATGCCTCTGTCGACTAAAATTCCCTTTATCAAGGCTTTCTCCTAGCCTTATAGCAGCAGGAGTATAAAGAGAGGCTGGCTATCCTTGAAACTCCCTTCTTACTTGTATGCTGAGCACGGGTCTAATAGCCACAAATGTGCCATGTAAGAACTCGGAACACTCACTAAGTGCA carries:
- a CDS encoding uncharacterized protein (transcript_id=CADANIAT00007800), translating into MAEAIKRAEIYGIGMVSVNHSNHFGMAATYVLQALQANMISLVFTSSAKQMPPFGGKETPLGIAPFAAGAPSNREVPYILDIAPSTPMSPQRKYGSDRRTKGLGSGIAILMDIMSSVLTVAGFGGQVGDRYKDAKPQDAGHCFIAIKPDVCFSVDDLKARMDTLVQRVHGVIPAPGFSEVLFPGEPEQRLCLQRRREGIPYADAERKMFTESAKQYGVPELLLSETPLSV
- a CDS encoding uncharacterized protein (transcript_id=CADANIAT00007801); the protein is MRTIYITALIAFLALEAFGYPTDTDAVTEPAFPGYEDGTTTFQVVPYPDADKITLSGTMQEVHAKILEINPIYEEDWKNVNNTYSKPEPRSDKPPLLNCDGRNGYAKIDKINDGISYLRKFKLPPGLEGNTCQMVSCSYDSAISWCNALPTLRVLPSFDNIADGAQVILNWCQVDWDNVGGVLGHPDSWRVFVDKEKC